The genomic interval TGCTGCTCTTGATGCCTGCTCGCTCAAAAGCCCAATTTGAGTCCGTACGTGATTCTGTAGTACAACTTTATGGTATTGTAATGACCGCTGACAGCCTGGTAGGAATCCCCGCAGTAAGTATTGTGGTCAAGGGTCAGAACCGGGGAACCATCACCAATGCAGAAGGTGTTTTCTCCATTGTTGTGTTAAAAGGAGATATAGTAGAATTTACCCATGTAAGCTATAAATCGAAACTGGTCACCATTCCCCGAAATCTTGATGGCAACCAATATAGCGTTGTTCAGTTAATGGTGGCCGATACTGTTTACCTCCCGGCCACGATCATCAAACCCCGGCCTACCCCTGAACAGTTTGCCCGCGATTTTGTGAACGCTGAAGTGGATGATGATGACCTCGAAGTGGCCCGAAAAAATACAAGTATCGCTGCCCGGAGGGCATTATTAAAGACCATTCCTTCCGATGGACGGGAAGCAACGAATATACAGCTCCGTAATGTGGCCAACCGTGCCGTTTATGCCGGTCAAACCCCACCCCTGAATATCTTCAACCCGGCTGCCTGGGCCGATTTTATTGATTCTTGGAAGAGAGGGGATTTCAAGAGAAAAAATTGATGACACGAATTTTTGCGAATCTTCACGAATTACACGAATTTTTTATTTCAGGTAATTAAGATCTTCTACGTCTTATATAACTTATAATTCGTGCCATTCGCGCTCATTCGTAATAATTCGTGTAATTCATATTGTCATAAGTTCTAAAAATGTTTCTCCTTACTTTTGCCCCATTCTAAATCAATCCTCATGTTCAACATTGGAGATAATGTTTCCGTCATTGGTGCAGGCACCATGGGAAACGGGATAGCACATGTATTTGCTCAACACGGTTTTAAAGTTACTCTTATTGATATTGCACAGCCCCAACTGGACCAGGCGGTGGCAACGATCGGCAAAAATCTGGACCGGATGGTTGCCAAGGAGATCATCCGTAAGGAATTAAAGGCTAAAACACTGGATAATATCCGTACAGCCACTTCCATAGAGCAGGGTGTGAAGGAAGCTTCTCTGGTGATCGAGGCAGCCACGGAACAAACAGAACTCAAACTTCGGATCTTCCAGCAATTAGATACCTCTGCACCGGCGGATTGTATCCTCGCCAGTAATACTTCTTCCATTTCCATTACCAAGATCGCCGCAGTAACCCAGCGTCCGGATAAAGTGATCGGTATGCACTTTATGAACCCGGTTCCGGTGATGAAACTGGTGGAAGTGATAAATGGCTATAATACAAGCAAAGAGGTTACTGATACCATTATTGATCTGAGTAAGCAGTTGGGAAAGGTTCCCTGTGTGGTGAATGACTATCCAGGATTCATTGCCAACCGCATCCTGATCCCGATGATCAATGAAGCGATCTCCAGCCTGTATGAAGGTATTGCCGGTGTGGAAGAAATAGATTGTATCATGAAACTGGGAATGGCCCACCCGATGGGGCCCCTTCAACTGGCCGATTTTATCGGACTGGATGTTTGCCTCTCCATTTTAAAAGTACTCCACGATGGTTTTGGCCATCCTAAATATGCCCCCTGCCCCTTGCTGGTCAATATGGTAACCGCCGGAAAACTGGGCGTTAAGACAGGTGAGGGCTTTTATGTATATACACCGGGTAAGAAGGAATTGGTAGTGAGCAGGAGGTTTGTTTCCTGATTTTCCAAATTCCGGAAATCCCGTCCAAACACGGGAAACTGGCACACCCCACCTACTATATAAAATATTGATTTTCATTTAAATAGGAGTCTGGCATTGCTTTGGACTTATCCCTGCCAAACCCCTAAAAATGAAAACTAAATTCTACTTCATCACCCTGATCGCCGCTCTGCTGGCTGGCTTTCAAACCCTGGCCCAGTCCAACAACAATTCCGGACCCATGGGCATCCTTTTCCAGGAAACCTTTGGTAAAGGAAATAACAAAACTTCGCTGCCTTCTGGTCGTACCACGTATTCTTACAATTCCGGTAGTTCTATATCGGATGGTGAATACCATCTTTACAAAAAAACCAATGGTCGCTCTGAATGGCATGCCTCGAATGACCATACCGGTGACGGTAACGGTCGTGCGATGGTGATAAACGCCAGTTATGCTGCCGGTGAATTCTACCGCGATACAGTAACCGGATTGACCTCTAACTCTTATTACAGCATCTATTTGTACGTGATGAATGTAAATACCCTGGGTACCTGTGGTTCATCTGCCCTGCTGCCCCGCTTGCAGTTTGTGGTAGAGGCCTACAATGCCAACGGAACTTTTACTCAATTGACCTCTTTTACTTCCCAATATATTGCCCAAAGCGCCAACGCTACATGGGTACAGGTGGGTGGTACCTTTACGCTCGGTGCCGGACAGACCAGCGTACGCTACCGCATCATCAATAACCAAACCGGTGGTTGTGGAAATGACCTCGCTATCGATGATATCACTTTTGAGCGCGTTATGTCTACCCTTCCTGTTACCGGTTTGCAAACCACAGCCATCCGCAATAACAATGATGTGAATGTAAAATGGCAAACACTGACCGAATCTAACACCAGCCATTTTGTGGTAGAGAAAAGCACCAACGGTAAAGATTGGGAAGCCATCGGTACAGTTGCTGCCGCCGGTAACAGCATCTTCAAAAAAGAATACAGCCTGAACGATACCAAACCCGCTGCCGATAATTATTACCGTATTCAGCAGGTGGATATTGATGGAACTTTCACCTACTCCAATGTAGTGACCATCAAAGTGAACGCTACGGTAATCAAAGCCAGCACCTACCCCAACCCCTTTACCAATGGTGTACAGGTAGATATCAAGGCAGAAACCAACCAGTCAGTGATCATTAACCTGTATGACCTGAATGGTAAAGTAGTAAAGCAATTGAATGCTGAATTACGCAAAGGTTCTAACAGTGTTGCTGTTAACGACCTGAAAAACATTCCTGCCGGTATGTACCTTCTGGACATCACCAGCCGCGAAGGACAAAGCATCTACAAAACCAAACTGATGAAGCAATAAGCTATACAAATTTCGTTTTACATTTCAAGGGTTAAGGACGGCCGTCACAGAAATGTGGCGGCTTCTTTTTTTAATTGAGGATTTGAGCCTGGGGAGATGAGAGAAATAAGATTTCAATTATGACTTGAACAGATAATGGAAAATGAATCCAGAAAATGGATACAAATCTGAATGCTGAAAATTGAGGATGTTGTGTTTCAATGGATTAATTATTGGCACACAAATAGCCTATAGATTAACACGAATACGAATCAAAAACTAGTTAAAATCCATCAACCGAAAAAAGACCAACAGATCCAGACCATCTAAAACCTGAGTCTTGTATCTGAAAAACCAAATGATCCAATCCACCTGAGAAAAACAGATTTTCACTGAATAGGGTTAAAAGATAGCCGCCACCAATTCGTGGCGGCCTCCTTTTTTATTTTCGTCCCATTCGTTTTTTCATCTCTTCAACCGGGAAAAAAATGATCCTTCCCATTTGTTCCTTGCCGCGATAAGTTACCACTTTTAAAAGGGAAACGTCTTTGGGCAAGGTCAGGGGTTTTGTATAAATGGGATAATATTGGTCAGGGAAAGAATAATCGAGGCTATAATGGATATTCAGTCCTTCAACTTCCGTATCCATCTGCACCACGATCTCGCCCTTTGCATTGGTGGTGAATTTAAAATCGGGTTCAAACATGCTGCGGGCATATTTTTTATCGGCCGCGTCAAATCGTTTAAAATGCATTTCCACTTTTGACACAAACCCGGCCCAATTCTTTTGCGCAACCGGCGACCAGACATCTTCAGCCAGCGCAAGACCCCGCGGCCAGGTCATGTATTCAGCGTGGCGCATATTGTACACTTGTTCTGTCCACAGGTTGGCTTGACCACCCAAAATATATTGGGATTCCACACCAGCTGGAAGCGGATCAAATTCATAAACCTTTTTTAGCCGGAGGCTGGCATAGACCGGGGGTTCGATAATGCGATCACCTTGCATATAGTCAATATAAACATGGGTCGTGGGGCTCATTACCACTTCATGCTTTAGTTTAGCTGCTTCGATACCTCCTTTGGTGCCCCGCCAACTCATTACAGCCGCGTTGGGTGCCAGGCCTCCCTGCAATATTTCATCCCAGCCAATCAATTTCTTTCCTTTGGAGGCTACGATCTTCTCTACGCGTTTAACAAAATAACTTTGTACCTCGTCCAGATTTTTGAGGTTCTCTCTTTTCATCAAGGCTTTGATTTCCGGCATTTTCTCCCAGAAATTACGGGCTGTTTCATCCCCACCCATGTGAATGTATTCAAAGGGAAATACGGCCGCCAGTTCGGTAAATACCTTATCGAGGAATTCATAAACCTTCTCATTGGCCGGGCAAAGTGTATTATCGATCAATCCATAAAAATGTCCACTCGGGGGCCATTCCATGATCTTCTCCCCCGAGCGCACCTGATAATTTTTCGCATCGGGTGTACAGGATAATTCGGGATAGGCGACCACTGCCGCCAGGCTATGTCCAGGCACATCTACCTCAGGAAGGATATTGACAAACCGATCCTGTGCATAACGGATCAGTTCTTTCAGATCCTCCTGGGTGTAAAACCCGCCATAGTCCTTTGGCTCATCGGCAGTGGGTTTGGTCATATCCCCAAACCGACCGATCCGATAGGCCCGCCAGGCCCCGACAGAGGTCAATTTGGGAAGTGATTTGATCTCGATCCGCCAGCCCTCGTCATCGGTCAGGTGAAGATGCAGGAGATTGAGTTTATACTTCACCATCTGATCGATGTAGGATTTCACTTCTTCTTTTGTGAAAAAATGCCGGGATACATCAAACATAAAACCCCTCCAACCAAAACGGGGATAGTCCACAATGGAAACCTGCGGCACGGACCAATCGGCACCCGGCTCAGGTGATTTACCTTCTACGGCCGGAGGTAATAGCTGAAGTAATGTTTGTACTCCGTAAAATAATCCGGCAGGTTGATTTGCTTTGATCACCACTCCATTTCCTGTCGCTTCCAACCGGTAACCCTCCTTGCCGATCTCCGCATCCAATGTGGGAATCAGGAGTAACCGGACCGCTGCCGCCGCATCAGCGGGATTGATGGTGACTGTTTTCCCGCTCGTGGCCTGTATCTTTCCCGCGAGGTGTTGGGCGGTCTTCATTACTTCCTCCTTGGCGAGGTCACCGCCTATGACCAGTGAATTTCCCAATTGGTAACGCCCCTGTCCCATAGTAACTGAAACGGGTTCGGGTATGATATTGAGGGATTGCTGGCTTTGGGCAACATTGACCAGGAAAAATGCAAGCAGGAGCAGAATTAAATTTTTCATGTGGCTATTTTATTTTTATGTACCGTCGATTAATCGATTTTGTGGTTTCTCGCTGTGCTCGCTAAGAAGCGCGGCGAGCGTCGCGTGAAACAAAAATTCAAGACACTTTTTCGACCTCTACTGTATAAAGATCCTTCAATTTATACAATAATTCATCTTCCCTGTTACGGGGAATATTCACTTCCATCATACAAAACAGCTGGATCTCATTTTTGATGACCTGACATCCACATTGTTTGAGCAGGGTCATCACCGGGTTCATCTGGGTATAGTCAAACTGAAGCCGGTAGGGCACGACCACAGCCCTTTGGACAAGAGGAACTGTTTGAAGGGCCATGGCTGTACTGTTTTTATAGGCGTTGATCAATCCGGGCACTCCCAACAAGGTACCTCCAAAATACCTTACCACCACCACCGCCATATCCACCAATTCGCGACTGTCTATTTGTCCCAGTATGGGACGACCCGCACTACCGGAAGGTTCGCCATCATCACTGCTTCTGAATAGATTTCCATCGGTACCCAACCGGTAGGCAAAGCAATGGTGAACGGCCTTAGGATGTTCTTCCTTTAATTGCTGAAGCCGGATTTTGAAATCATCAACCGACCGTATGGGAAAGGCATAGGCCAGAAACCGGCTTCCCCGGTCTTTGAATTCGGCAAGAGATTCCTTTTCGATGGTATAAAAAAAGTCACGGTTATCCATACGCGATCAGAGCGATAGCCCCTAATGATAAAATGATTCCCAGCCAGTTTGTTTTGGAAAGATGCTCACGGAATACGATCCAGGCGGTCAAGGTGCTGAACAACACGATTCCCATATTATTTACCGGAATGATCATGGAACTGTTTGCTGCGTATTCTTTGAGCACCATCACGAGGCACCAGATGGAAAAATAGTTGGGCACACCGATCATGATCCCACCCCAGATAGCTCTTTTATCAAATTTCTGCTTTTTGACCAGCAATTGATACCCCATTAAAATTAACCCAATGATGGCAGCAACAGCAAATGCGGAAATCAGATAATTATTCTTATTGGATTCGTTCAGATGGGTGGTTTCCACATATTTGATCATGGTGTCCAGTAATCCCGATCCGGCAAAGATCACAACAGGCAAAAGGATCAATGTCCTGGTGAATTTTTTACCCGACGGTTCGGTATTTCCGGAAGGCCAACAGGTGAGCGCCACCGCACCAAGCGCTACTAAAACACCTATTATCTTCAAAACGGTGGCCTTCTCATTGTAGAGATACAAGGAAAACAGGAAGGGAATAACCAGGGAAAGTTTATTGGCCACGGACACGACCGAAACACCCATTTGCTGAGTGGTAAAGCCGATCAAATTGAATAAAGCTATAAAGGTAGCACCCATGATAAGAGCCCAGCCGATCCAGCTTTCATGGACCAATGAGGTCGTAAAAGGGCTTGCCCCATTGAATATTGAACCGGTGATGACACAGACCCAATAATTGACCACAATGGCCTGTGACAAGGGAATATTGAACCTTTCCAGAATTTTGAATGAAAGGACAAGCCAGGAGGACAATATGATACTGCCGATCAGGAATAGCATTGGCTGTTTTTGAAATATTCAATCCGGTCACCTACCCAATCCGGACCGGGTATCCTTATTGCACCTGTGAGTATTGGCGCCATTGTCCCTTCTTCCACAACCAGCGAATCATTGGTTATCACCCGGGCTTCATCCCAGGCGCCGGTTTGAATAAAAGAACCCAATAATGCCGCCCCGCCTTCTAC from Chitinophagales bacterium carries:
- a CDS encoding family 20 glycosylhydrolase; translated protein: MKNLILLLLAFFLVNVAQSQQSLNIIPEPVSVTMGQGRYQLGNSLVIGGDLAKEEVMKTAQHLAGKIQATSGKTVTINPADAAAAVRLLLIPTLDAEIGKEGYRLEATGNGVVIKANQPAGLFYGVQTLLQLLPPAVEGKSPEPGADWSVPQVSIVDYPRFGWRGFMFDVSRHFFTKEEVKSYIDQMVKYKLNLLHLHLTDDEGWRIEIKSLPKLTSVGAWRAYRIGRFGDMTKPTADEPKDYGGFYTQEDLKELIRYAQDRFVNILPEVDVPGHSLAAVVAYPELSCTPDAKNYQVRSGEKIMEWPPSGHFYGLIDNTLCPANEKVYEFLDKVFTELAAVFPFEYIHMGGDETARNFWEKMPEIKALMKRENLKNLDEVQSYFVKRVEKIVASKGKKLIGWDEILQGGLAPNAAVMSWRGTKGGIEAAKLKHEVVMSPTTHVYIDYMQGDRIIEPPVYASLRLKKVYEFDPLPAGVESQYILGGQANLWTEQVYNMRHAEYMTWPRGLALAEDVWSPVAQKNWAGFVSKVEMHFKRFDAADKKYARSMFEPDFKFTTNAKGEIVVQMDTEVEGLNIHYSLDYSFPDQYYPIYTKPLTLPKDVSLLKVVTYRGKEQMGRIIFFPVEEMKKRMGRK
- a CDS encoding 3-hydroxybutyryl-CoA dehydrogenase, producing the protein MFNIGDNVSVIGAGTMGNGIAHVFAQHGFKVTLIDIAQPQLDQAVATIGKNLDRMVAKEIIRKELKAKTLDNIRTATSIEQGVKEASLVIEAATEQTELKLRIFQQLDTSAPADCILASNTSSISITKIAAVTQRPDKVIGMHFMNPVPVMKLVEVINGYNTSKEVTDTIIDLSKQLGKVPCVVNDYPGFIANRILIPMINEAISSLYEGIAGVEEIDCIMKLGMAHPMGPLQLADFIGLDVCLSILKVLHDGFGHPKYAPCPLLVNMVTAGKLGVKTGEGFYVYTPGKKELVVSRRFVS
- a CDS encoding T9SS type A sorting domain-containing protein, which gives rise to MKTKFYFITLIAALLAGFQTLAQSNNNSGPMGILFQETFGKGNNKTSLPSGRTTYSYNSGSSISDGEYHLYKKTNGRSEWHASNDHTGDGNGRAMVINASYAAGEFYRDTVTGLTSNSYYSIYLYVMNVNTLGTCGSSALLPRLQFVVEAYNANGTFTQLTSFTSQYIAQSANATWVQVGGTFTLGAGQTSVRYRIINNQTGGCGNDLAIDDITFERVMSTLPVTGLQTTAIRNNNDVNVKWQTLTESNTSHFVVEKSTNGKDWEAIGTVAAAGNSIFKKEYSLNDTKPAADNYYRIQQVDIDGTFTYSNVVTIKVNATVIKASTYPNPFTNGVQVDIKAETNQSVIINLYDLNGKVVKQLNAELRKGSNSVAVNDLKNIPAGMYLLDITSREGQSIYKTKLMKQ
- a CDS encoding EamA family transporter, coding for MLFLIGSIILSSWLVLSFKILERFNIPLSQAIVVNYWVCVITGSIFNGASPFTTSLVHESWIGWALIMGATFIALFNLIGFTTQQMGVSVVSVANKLSLVIPFLFSLYLYNEKATVLKIIGVLVALGAVALTCWPSGNTEPSGKKFTRTLILLPVVIFAGSGLLDTMIKYVETTHLNESNKNNYLISAFAVAAIIGLILMGYQLLVKKQKFDKRAIWGGIMIGVPNYFSIWCLVMVLKEYAANSSMIIPVNNMGIVLFSTLTAWIVFREHLSKTNWLGIILSLGAIALIAYG
- a CDS encoding carboxypeptidase-like regulatory domain-containing protein, with the protein product MPARSKAQFESVRDSVVQLYGIVMTADSLVGIPAVSIVVKGQNRGTITNAEGVFSIVVLKGDIVEFTHVSYKSKLVTIPRNLDGNQYSVVQLMVADTVYLPATIIKPRPTPEQFARDFVNAEVDDDDLEVARKNTSIAARRALLKTIPSDGREATNIQLRNVANRAVYAGQTPPLNIFNPAAWADFIDSWKRGDFKRKN
- a CDS encoding YigZ family protein → MDNRDFFYTIEKESLAEFKDRGSRFLAYAFPIRSVDDFKIRLQQLKEEHPKAVHHCFAYRLGTDGNLFRSSDDGEPSGSAGRPILGQIDSRELVDMAVVVVRYFGGTLLGVPGLINAYKNSTAMALQTVPLVQRAVVVPYRLQFDYTQMNPVMTLLKQCGCQVIKNEIQLFCMMEVNIPRNREDELLYKLKDLYTVEVEKVS